From the genome of Gymnogyps californianus isolate 813 chromosome 17, ASM1813914v2, whole genome shotgun sequence, one region includes:
- the BCL2L1 gene encoding bcl-2-like protein 1: MSSSNRELVIDFVSYKLLQKGYSWSQLEEEEEDENRTDFAAEEAEMDGVLNGSPSWHPPASHVVNGATVHRSSLEVHGIVQAADVRQALREAGDEFELRYRRAFSDLTSQLHITPGTAYQSFEQVVNELFRDGVNWGRIVAFFSFGGALCVESVDKEMRVLVGRVVSWMTTYLTDHLDPWIQENGGWVRISSPRWGCLPASSLAPGQQRCWLNQSAAPCNVYASACPRPCREIKGRVACPSVPKMAQFMLRRVLPHPCFFSFSLDVT, translated from the coding sequence ATGTCCAGCAGTAACCGGGAGTTAGTGATTGACTTTGTTTCCTACAAGCTCTTGCAGAAGGGATACAGCTGGAgtcagctggaggaggaggaggaggatgagaacAGGACTGACTTTGCAGCGGAGGAGGCCGAGATGGACGGCGTCCTCAATGGGAGCCCTTCCTGGCACCCGCCCGCCAGCCACGTAGTGAACGGAGCCACCGTGCACCGGAGCAGCCTCGAAGTCCACGGAATCGTTCAAGCAGCCGATGTGAGGCAGGCGCTGAGAGAGGCGGGGGATGAGTTTGAGTTAAGGTATCGGCGGGCTTTCAGCGACCTCACTTCCCAGCTCCACATCACCCCCGGCACGGCGTATCAGAGCTTTGAGCAGGTAGTGAACGAACTCTTCCGCGATGGAGTGAACTGGGGTCGCATCGTGGCTTTCTTCTCCTTCGGAGGAGCCTTGTGTGTGGAGAGCGTTGACAAGGAGATGCGGGTATTGGTGGGACGCGTTGTATCTTGGATGACCACGTACTTGACCGACCACCTAGATCCCTGGATCCAGGAGAATGGCGGATGGGTAAGAATCTCCTCTCCCCGGTGGGGATGCCTGCCTGCATCCTCCCTCGCTCCAGGCCAGCAGCGGTGCTGGTTAAACCAGAGTGCAGCTCCCTGTAATGTTTATGCTAGCGCTTGTCCTCGACCTTGCAGGGAGATAAAGGGGCGCGTGGCCTGTCCCTCTGTGCCCAAGATGGCACAGTTTATGCTCAGACGtgtccttccccatccctgtttcttctccttctccctggaTGTTACGTAA